TCAGCTGCTTCACCTCTCTGTTAATATACAGCTTTTTTATCACTTTAGCAATTTTTAAATCTGAATCTGCACCTGTTTTAGTTGAcctattataatgttataattatttacaattatttattattatgaatggcttaaattataacattaaaaacaccagttaatacattattaataattaaaaataattaaaaactaatgtctaaattctttttttttacaacattcttaaacattagtattgtagttatgtttaataatgtcttaactagtgttaattaccatttaaaaaatgtttattacatagtcataagtactgttaattgatgTACCCATATTGTGAAGTgtgatttttatcatttttatcatttttatcatttttatcattttaagtgtgtttatttttatattttttaaaagctttaattattaattaattttaataccttttttttacactctttaatgattaatatttaattacagtTATTGTAGTTTCCTATACAGTACATTTGCCATTTGTGTTAAATggaaaatacagcactttttgtGTGAAATCTAAcaattaacaaaataaatctaattaaaaaatatgaatggTAATAAACACTTACAAAATGTACTGTGTGTACactttttataataaattataaattatatttatactcATTATTCTCAGTCCCTTCTTTCAATTCAGTTTTGTTTATTGTAACATTTGCAGTGTTAATTCAATAATACAAATGCTGATTTACACTTTTTTGAGGATTTAAGTCTATGGTCATGATTTAAtcttatatttatacatttcttttttgtatAAAGCTCTGCTGCACTGTAACTGAGGCTCGTTCTCTATCTAATTCGAGTGTAAGcgaaggttgattgattgattgattgattgattgattgattgattgattgtgttgggttgggtttcaATAGGATACATGGGTTTaatttttctccaaataaatgtacatattttaatCAGTTGTAGGACGATTTCAGACTCTGCTCAAACAGTATCAGATTCatgtttaagtacatttaattatgGACATTTTCTACTATTTTTCCACACAATTTTCAGCATTTTAACGCTTTTCTTTTTTCTCGGTTCCAGGCAGCAAGACCAAAGACAGCGTGGCGACAGGTGAGCCGATTCCCTCAACCTCGTGAATAATGAatgatttatttaatgtttatctgGAGAGTCCTGGCGGAGACAGAGACAGGTGTAAAATTGTAAATTTGGTGGGCTGTTCCTGCAGGATTAAATTACATACTCCACTGCACTCATACTCACAGCGAGACTGAGCCGGAATatagagctttatttatttatttagagtcacactgttgattttttcaCCTCCAGCCCAAGACAGCAGCCATAAACTGTTAATTAACAGCTGGAAATATAATGATAACAAAACGTTTTTAACCATTAAGCCAATCAATtagtaaattattataaaatatatatatctttggaaaaaattaagagatcacttcagtttctgaatcagtttctctgatttagctatttataggtttaagtttgagtaaaatgaacatttttgttttattctataaactacagacaacatttctcccaaattccaaataaaaatattctcatttagagcatttatttacagaaaatgagaaatgactaaaataacaaaaaataaataaataaatgcagcgctttcagacctttttaagagttcagaaatcaatatttggtggaataaccctggttggtttttaatcacagtttttttcatgcatcttggcatcatgttctcctccaccaggcttacacactgcttttggataactttatgctgctttactcctggtgcaaaaattcaagcagttcagtttggtggtttgatggtttgtgatcatccatcttcctcttgattatattccagaggtttttaatttgtttttttttttccagagttaagtatataaaaataaaatgcactaAACACAGTTTACATACACTAAATATGCTTTAGTTTTGTGCTAGAGTTGTGTTGTTGCaaaatgtattgtgtattgtgatatctcagggccatattgcccaccctctatacagtaccagtctaggACACACatgttaaattcagtgttttttgcattgtagattaatactagagtcatccaaactatgaagacgaacagaaaaacaaatggaattatttagtaaacaacccagaatatgttttacattttacattttggctggattttctttatgaggtagagtctcctggaattcaggctttcagttaacagctgtgctgaactcatcaagagttaattacttgaatttcttgtctcttaataaagtgtttgagagcatcagttaaagtaaagtagtgaagaggtagagttacaggtatacagtgaatagtgaatatttgagtaatgttctaatccaggttatgagaagcaacaactactcaactacaaGTATTTAGAACATCAAAACAATataaggatgaaactggcactctctgttgcacaggatgagtttatcagagttaccagcctcagaaagcacaagttatatcagagtattttggtttgtttaacactgtttttaagttactacatgattcattatgtcttccttcatagtctgaatcacttcactattcatttacgatgtaggaaaaaaagaataaacgaTCTTTTGACTGGTGTAGTGTATTATAAAGAGTTGGACTGTATCTAatgtttataatttatatattaaatctGTATATTATGTGTGACAGTGGCTGAGAAGACGAAGGAGCAGGCGTCTCAGCTCGGCGGGGTCGTGTTGACCGGGGCTGGAAACATCGCGGCAGCAACCGGCTTCGTGAAGAAGGACGAGTTCCCCTCTGACATGAacgtatgtctatctatctatctatctatctatctatctatctatctatctatctatctatctatctatctatctatctatctatctatctatctacctacctacctatctatctatctatctatctatctatctatctatctatctatctatctatctatctatctgtaataTATCCAACTATTTAGCATAGCATTGACTGCAGTTCTGTATATAACAGTGTGTACCAGCAGTATCCTAAACCTTTAATGCTAAATGCTGAAAAACAAACATCAATTTCTACTCTTTAAACTCATTTTAGTGATTTCTCAGTGCATCCTTCAATAAGCGCAGCATAAAGCTTATTATATGCATTGATTGACtgtaaaaactgtagaaaaaacaGTATTTCTATATATAAACTTACAATTTGCCAGAACTAAAAGTAATCACACAATAAAACCAACTAATTAAATTACATAAACAGTAtgttcagctctgaaaaaaaaaataagaaagcacttaaaaaaattataagtttcttttattttaccaaattgaaaacctctggaatataatcagaaggaagatggatgatcacaaaacatcaaaccaccaaactgaactgcctgaatttttgcaccaggagtaaagcagcataaagttatccaaaagcagtgtgtaagactggtggaggagaacataatgccaagatgcataaaaactgtgattaaaaaccagagttattccaccaaatattgatttctgaactcttaaaactttatgaatatgaacttattttatttgcattatttgaggtctgattgAGCTTAAGCCctgtctcattttctgtaaataaatgctctaaatgagaatatttgtattaggaatttgggagaaatattgtctgtagtttatagaataaaacaacaatgttcattttactcaaacataaacctataaatagcaaaatcagagaaacttttttGTCTCACTTGGCCTGGCTGCACTCATGTTTTAGgctaaacggcaggtttaagttcatttttactctctGCTCGCACAAATGAAATGCAATAAAGCGTTTAGCATCATTTATCACACTTAGCATCAGTTTACTAACCTTTCACAGACTGTTTTCTAACTGCAATATAGGGGCTGTACATGACTAGGATAGTAACGTAAGCTGAGTTAAAAGCTTAAAAGCGTTAGCACTAGTTTGTTTGCCAAAGACTGGctgcttttttttctgtgtaaattcaAGTTAGCTACATGATCAAAGGcttgaacagcactgctgaggtagatgtaCTGTGCTGTGTTGCTTTCTCTGCTAAATGAATTTAggctattttatatttattcaataAAAAGAGCATAAACACCATATGGATAAGATATGGTGGTACACAAGCTGACCGTGGTACTAGGATTTTAGTAATAGTATTGAAATGGTGATGATTAAAAAGTTATGTTAAGTGCATTATTGGTGTTTATATGATAAAAACAGAAGCAGAATTAAACAATATCTGCTAACCGCACACTTATTATAACCCTGCCTCAGTTCCCGACTAACAGAGAGAGCTCACTGATCTCACTGGGGATAtcgtctctctctcgctctgtcattTTCACCTTGCTCAAGGTTAGGAGGTAGCAGTGCACTGATGATTTAAAACCAGGCTGAGGAGAAATGGACGTGTTTACGACTGGATCTAGTTTTCCCTTAGATTTTAatgaaattctttaaaaaatatactgaaaaatgtaattttggCAAGAGAAAACATCCTAAATCCAACTAAATATTGCATATTTGTAATTTTTAGATTGTTGCAAGAATAAATCTTTTTCTAGATTATTTGAGGTTTcatttttttaagacattttagtgTCTTAAAAATCTATAACACACAGGTCAATTAtggatcatgcagctggatttatggCGTGTCGATGAGTCTTTATTTACTTGGTATCGTGAGGTAGGTGTGGTCGATATggcgctaaaataatatcacgatatttcatggtatttccgcgataacgatactcttgacgatatgaccaaacactgagttaaaaaaagtatttcaagaatgcactactgcaacaaaatgaaaattcgattttattattgcatacagtatgatatggcacaccactaactgagattttttttaaaaatacaagaattttatcatatttatagtCATATATataagtcatgatactaataatattattaatgcactccaaatatctccatatattcaggattaaagtaaaagaacaggacagatataatctgtctctagtagataaataatgaGAAATTAGaacagagtgatttttttttgttgctaaaaacagtaaaaaagtcaaaccctgatgtgataattagaggtgggtgatatggcgccatatttcagggtatagtaaTATCCTTccccatattaaaaaatgttaatgataTTATCGCACACAcctatcgtgagggcacaaaatgTCATGTATTGAATTCTCTTAATTTTAtatggatgtggttaattttgggtgcaacctaaaataaaccaatcagagtgctaGTTATCATTCtatttaagaaccaggtgagctctgactttggcgcgttcgtatcttaacagcgcagcgcttttgtgcgtctcaggaGAGAATTTCAttctgacctgcatgttcatattttattttgtaaacgagaaagtgttaaacaaaccagaaatatatattttagattttacattatataaagtagcttctcttgcttagattagacagttttgaacatctctgctggattttctcagtcagctttatgaggtagagtcacctggaattcaggctttcagttaacagctgtgctgaactcatcaagagttaattacttgaatttcctgtctcttaataaagtgtttgagagcatcagttaaagtaaagtagtgaagaggtagagttacaggtatacagtgaatagtgaacagtgagtaatgttctaatccagtgTTTCTTAAACTGTGGTACATGTACCACTGGTGGTAGGTGAAGCACACATTTTCCAAAGATTGGACAAATGCATGCGGGTATCAAGCGATGTCCAAATCCCTGGATCTTTAAAATTTGCCTGGTTTCACTGGTGACAAAGACATATTGTCACTGtcggattaaaaaaaacatcattttctcCAAATCCACAAACTTGAAAGGGAAAGTCATTTtgcaacatttatatttaaatttggaGTATAGCTACATGACCATAGCATTAACTTATTGTTGCGTTATTAGACATTGCGTTCTTTGTCCATATTGTTCACTCCTAGTTTGCTTGCATAGTCTATATTTCTAAGGATGACTTTTAGGTGGTACTTTGACTGTTTAGTTTGATTGTGGGTGGTACACggtctaaaatgtttgagaaccactgttctaATCCATCAACTAATAGTAAAAAacaaccatcaaaaatgttataatgatgaaactggcatccagcctcagaaaccacacgttaacaaacagctccccagattagagcacctaaaagcttcttcacagagtatttaagtttgtttaacagtaatattacgttactacatgattccttatgtgttccttcatagtctgatagatcactttattattcatttactatgtaggaaaaaaataataacagaaaCATTGAAGGGGAAGGTTTGTCCaaataacttatatatatactatataagaGGATATCTATATTTGATGCATTGTCATGTATAGCAGTGAATTTGAAATGGTATTAAATTGTTAATAAAAGTCATAAACTACCTGTAGATACCCTGTGTGTAATCTGGACACACACCGTATGTCCTGCAGGGCGGCGTGCTGGTTTAAGGTGGACCGGGTGTGTAAGATATAAGCAGATTAGCTGGGGATTTCCTGCAGCACTATAGGCCATACTGCAGCCAGATGCTTTTGTCAACTCAGTAATCTCTTAGTAAATCGCTTAGAGAGGAACCCGGCGTAAGAGGCTTTCACGTGTACCACTGCACTGTTTACTGGCAGCAGCCCTAATTGGCCGATGGCCTCGGCGGAAGAATCAGAGGAGCGTGATTGGCCAGTGACCGACCCTACGATACATATATGACCAATTAGTCTAGACGTGTTATCGTGCTATCGGATGTGTGCTTCTTCAGTTTACAATAGGAGATgctatgctaacaatgctaacaaacaATGAGACCATATAGAAACAGCAACACTGGTACAGTTGGAATATACgcagatatgccaaaagtcatgggatagctaGTGTAGCTAGAAGACTGCACTAAATTTTCAgacatgtgggcggagtctcctgtattgaatgttGATGTGGAATCTGGATTTATGCTAGGCTCACTTATGTAAGTtaacatggacagttctagccagatgtcgccagtcaccatcattaccacccactgcactgtgctgttcactgtgggtggtaatatgaGCCTTCTATGGTAAGAATTCCACAGTACACACGGGACACTgtagcagatagatagatagatagatagatagatagatagatagatagatagatagatagatagatagatagatagatagatagatagatagatagatagaaacatattcaaacataaattaaaacacagaagaatagacaATAGGCTATAAAAAGGTTAAATACAAGGTAAAAGGTTAAAAACaagaattaagtctgttttatatgaAATTGGATATCACTAATCATTATTGACcttcactgtcagtgtgtagtcatcccCCACCCCCCTACATTACATCAACTTGTAGATCAGATATTGTGATTAACTATAGGTAATGTTTTAATTCTAagttttataattataaataatataattagaaTGAATACCCATTAAAATGAAGGACTGGTTGTAAATTGTTCTAGAGGGCTAATACTGCATCATTAGTttgcaatgtatttttatttatttatttaaataacaaacatttacaaaataaattacaataaattcTACAGACCAAAACTATACAACATTAAATATGTTCATTTCAGTTTAAGTGGAGCATAGTGATTGATCTGGTGCTAAAATACAGTCACtgtaatatgatttaaaaaaaatataagagagcacttaaaaatgatgagtttctttgattttaacaaattgaaaacctctggaatataatcaagaggaagatggatgatcacaagccatcaaaccaaactgaactgcttgaatttttgcaccaggagtaaagcagcttaaagttatccaaaagcagtgtgtaagactggtggaggagaacatgatgccaagatgcataaaaactgtgattaaaaaccagggtttttacaGCGTAACAATCAATTCAGTTGGTTATATTGATTGTTATGATGCATTTGTTAAAATTGTAAATGGCCAAAATAATAGGAACACTTTGTTTTGGGCTATTTGGGCTATGAGTTGTATAAAGGTTAGAAACTCCCAGTATATAATTTgtaatatacagtgtatatatgtgCTTTCAACACAGTTTCTTCACTTGTTTTAATGAACTGGGAGTAAGAAGTCAATCATATAAACATGACAGCATGACTCTGTTGTTTTCACTGGCAGCTGTGACGTGATTATGGACTATAATTATGTTCATTTACTCATATTGAACAGTTCTGAATAATGTTTGCTCACAGAATTGAACACACTGTATGTTCTATAGTATCTACAAACCCTTTCTGATAGATTATAATACTTTTTCAGCTTTATGGTTCTCCATTGCTGAGGATTTCCATCCAGTACCTTTGGTATGAGCTGGAGTAGGAGATCTGATTATTAAACATCAAACAGTACCTGTCATCACTTATACTCTCGTGAGGCTGGATACAATCAGATGTTCCCACATCTAGTGTAGGATCTTCCCAGAAGAGTAGAGTCTGTTACTGAAGCACTGTTACTGAATAAGTTTACATCAATACccttcatttcagaagaaactgtgtatatataatggGTATATAATGAAATATGAACATTAATAAAGGCAGTAATTAAGAATTTACAGAGACTGGTGAAACATAGCTCAGTTTATTTAGTGATTATAACACACCATCGCCTCTTTCCACATTGTtgaaggtgtggaatatggagctagactttTGCTAAACACTCCTTCAATAAAGCTTTCCATTAAACTTAGTTACTCAGCACAATAATCTACTGTATTCTTATTTAAAAAGCACTGAAGGTACCTTGCgatattataatatagtaaaaGTAGATGCAATCATGATAAATAACAGTATAATTTTGAgattaaaacaattattatttGTACAAGATTGACCCCAATgatataaaggtttttttttctttatcattttttttttgttttaattaaaatttaaatacctttattaaattattaaaaagctTCTTAAGGTGAATAAAAAGTATTAAGATTTTCCAGTAAAACAATGCAccgactttggacttgatataacacagtggaccaacaccagcagatgtcatgtGCTCTTttgcagtaatgttttttttttttggacagcagtggcttcctccgtggtgttctcccataaactccattcttgtttaatgtttccttattgtagattcgtcaacaaaaatgttaactTGTGTCTTCTGCTGACACTCtgggattcttcctcacctcattgatcattctgcgctgtgctcttacagtcatctttacaggactttaccacgcctagggagattagcagcaacagtgctgaactttctccatttgtagagcgacTGTCTTGTAGatcgtggacacatgaacatcaaggcttttagagatacttttttgtttgtaaccctttccagcttcatgcaagtcaacaattcttgaacgtaggtcttctgagagtttGATCTTTTgagcgaggcatgattcacatcaagcaattaaGAAGCTTcctaagaacagcaaactcaaaactggtgtgtgttttcttttatagggcagggcagctttagcCAACAAACtaactcttagaaaagtcattagcctggAGGTTCACATATCTTTTCCCCTCTCActatgaatgttaacatgttgacttcgataaaaccatgcaaacatttatcattttttgtgtggtattattttaagcagactgtgtttgtctattgttgtgacttagatgaagatcagaacacatttaatgaccaatttatgcagaaatccaagtataatctcAAAGAGTTCACCTACTTTTTCTTGCATAGTATTTCTTGTATAGTGTTTATAATAGAAGTTGATATTCAGACCGTGTACAGAAGGATACAGCGCTGCAGATCGAGCGTTTCTCAGTGTGTAAAGTCCGTATTGTAACATGTGCGGTAGTGTGTGAGAGGTACAGAGTGTGTATAATGGAGTTGTACGGCTGGTTAGACACGCTTTATTGGGATGTTGGGATTACAGGCGGCTGAAACATGGCCTAATTGGCTAAGATTAGCACAGTTTAAAAATAACCCAGTGCCCCAGTGCAGTTCAGCTACTCCGCCTCCTGTTACactttcctttattcctttattcctctGATGTTTGATGTTTCAGAGGGAAAGTATGTTAAATCAGCGAGGCTTTTAACTGCAGGGAGTGTATTACTGTacagacccagtgtctaatcagtgTCCACAGTGTGTTACTAATATTGCTTGTATTTCTGCTTCaatattatttagtttctgaatcagtttctctgattttgctatttataggtttatgtttgagtaaaatgaacattgttgttttattctataaactacagacaatatttctcccaaattcctaaaaacatattgtcatttagagcatttatttatagcagaaaatgagaaattgctgaaataacaaaacaaaaagatgcagagctttcagacctcaaataatgcaaagaaaacaagtttatattcataaagttttaagagttcagaaatcaatatttggtggaataatcctggtttttaatcacagttttcatgtatcttggcatcatgttctcctccaccagtcttacacactgcttttggataactttatgctgctttactcctggtgcaaaaatcaagcagttcagtttggtggtttgatggtttgtgatcatccatcttcctcttgattatatttcaaaggttttaaatttgataaaatcaaagaaactcatcatttttaagtgctctcattttttccagagctgtatatgtaaaatataatttataaatatgtatgtaataaagaaaaaaaaagaaaaagtaaatgatacaataaaatgataataatgatgagaagatatacaaataataataattaattggtgattagaaaataaaataaacaataattaactGTAGTTTTTCTGGATGATAAAGCTCTGTATGAAAGCGACGTCCTGCCAGTGTTGCCTTTGTCTTACCCCTACCTGTCAAACCAAATCTGCTGCCCTGCTTTGATGGTATTTTAATGCAtctgtgtatacgtgtgtgtgtgtgtgcgtgtgtgtgtgtgtgtccacagcCTGAGGAGTTTGGTCAGGAGGCCACTGAGGAGCAGATGGGGGAGGCAATGATGGACCCAGAGGGAGAGGCATACAACGAGAATCAGCAGGTACAGCAAAtaccacttacacacacacacacacacacacacacacacacacacacacacacacacttacacactcacacacacacacacacacacacacgagtctGTAGTACTGTAGGAGTGGTGAATAAGCCAGTACTGTGAGTCACGGTGTGTacagtcacacaaacacacacacacacactaatcagCTGCTTTCTGCATTGGATTGGTGTAATTAGGCCTCTAACACCAACTGATTCCTCTTACAGCACTTTACCCCTGTATCATaaatactaggggtgggacaaattatcgatatcacaatatattgtatatgttaaaatgttatcaatgcaacgcatcaaaaataaatatatttatagtgaAACATAGACTCTCTAAACTCCCCAATCTGACTTATTAAACTTACTGCTTCATCATTGCTTCATTCATACTTGCTTCTATTTGTGTGATAACAACTATTTATGTGATGATTGTAGAATAATTGTAGAGTTTTAGAGtagagttttctttatttttgcattttaaactCCTCAGATACAGTCAATAAATTGTAATAATCTTAAATAGTACAAAAGCCTATGTAcaaaattttgcagtaaactgctGACTTTAAGAAAAACACATtacctaaaaactaaaaaaaaggatatttagtattgtaaaaaacaaacaaaactaatattaaaaaaagccctgaaaaaatcatatttgttttaaaaaaaagggaGGGGTGATTTTTTTCAAACGTCTTATTGGGTAAAAGCTTAAAGAACTTtagaaatgcattttaaaaaatgtcaattatcagggggctccgagtggtccagagggctaagtgctgccactattttcaggagatcactggttcgaatccagtttatgcagcttgccatcagcagccagagccctgagagagcacagttggtcttgctctctctctctgggtgggtacagtagtagatggcgctctctcttttccctcatcactcttagggtgatgtggatcagtacaaggctgcatctgtgagctgttgtatcagaaccgagtcactgcgctttcctccaaacgttagcactgtgatgctattcagtaatgctacagcatcagcagcagttcaaaaagaggcggagtctgacttcacatgtatcggaggaggcgtgttctagtcttcaccctcctgggtgAAGTCTttatctgtagtaaagcagtgaagctggaacagatggagttactgctgttactctctactgcagcatttacacactcacagcacattcacactttcatacatcataataactagaaaaagactcagaaacacagagaactctgtaactattaaaagtagagtTAGAGTAAAGTTTTCTTTAGAGCAGAggtatccaaactttttttgttgggggccagaaggagaaatatatttgaagtcacgggccacagactctataataaaacaaataatgaaatataccactttaaataatacattttcctgattatttcatttacacaccattttacttgacttactatctttatcttagacagtgttgtgtaaactaagatttttcaaactgatgtttaatttcatgatgtctcttaatattaaactccttaattacagcaacttttagattttttgccctgtttttctgcgctacaactgagcactctctgccCTTTTAGACTCTCCGctctccctctccgcttttagactctttggcccgtttttctgcgccagaaatgcgcaccctctctgcttttagactctttggcctgtttttctgcgctagaaatgcgcactctctccgcttttagactctttggcccgtttttctgcgccagaaatgcgcaccctctctgcttttagactctttggcccgtttttctgcgccagaaatgcgcactctctccgcttttagactcttttgccccgtttttctgcgctagaaatgcgcactctctccgcttttagactctttggcccgtttttctgcgccagaaatgcgcaccctctctgcttttagactctttggcctgtttttctgcactagaaatgcacaccctctccacttttagactctttggcccgtttttctgcgctagaaatgcgcactctctccgcttttagactctttggcccgtttttctgcgccagaaatgcgcaccctctctgcttttagactctttggcctgtttttctgcgccagaaatgcgcactctctccgcttttagactctttggcccgtttttctgcgctagaaatgcac
The window above is part of the Astyanax mexicanus isolate ESR-SI-001 unplaced genomic scaffold, AstMex3_surface scaffold_32, whole genome shotgun sequence genome. Proteins encoded here:
- the LOC125789915 gene encoding beta-synuclein-like yields the protein MDVFMKGLSKAKEGMAVAAEKTKEGVAVAAEKTKEGVMFVGSKTKDSVATVAEKTKEQASQLGGVVLTGAGNIAAATGFVKKDEFPSDMNPEEFGQEATEEQMGEAMMDPEGEAYNENQQESQDYEPEA